Below is a genomic region from Raphanus sativus cultivar WK10039 chromosome 4, ASM80110v3, whole genome shotgun sequence.
TATGCATTCAATTTGTTTCCTCAAAGTTCTGATGGGCGATGGCTTTAGATGAGATGGCGGCTGCAATGGCGGTTCTAGCTCTTGCAGGTATGTTTTCGGTCTTGGTTTTCCTTTTTCTATATATAGCTCTCAATTTAATTTATACCATTTCGGGTTTCTCTGGTTTaggtttggttttattttgtttctttatttttttttacttttaaattctttttatacATTtcaggaaaaacaaaaaaaaatatgaggaACTTTTAAAAAACATTGTACTTTTTTTTCACATTAACaatatatcattaattttttcaaaaaaaaaacaatatatcattaaattttagtatACTGAGTGATGAATTTAGGGTCCAATCTGAAATTTAGGAGGCTTGGTTTTTCATAATTTGGAacctaaacaaaatattataaatagaatatatcgatatacagtatttttatatatatatatatatatatatatatatatatatatatatatatatatatatatatgtgcatatatatatatcacctATAATATGCTTTACCCCCTGTTCTAAAAATCGTATGTCCGATTTTACTTCGTCTATACCGCCTAAATGACCGCCTAGCCGTCTAATGGCCgcctaatttatttatttatatatatattttttttgtgcttTTATTTGAtctaaaatttgataaatatcaTTATTCATATTCATGATTTTGATGAAAATTACACTATATTAAGTTTATATATtctatttgtgtgttttttttttttgatgaaatttgatatttattgatCAGACCAAAAGAATGTTATTTACAGAGAGTAAACTACCGTGAGCTAAGATCTATATTTTATGAGACGAATGGACGGagatcaaaaaaagaaaacaaaatcacaTTGTTACTTCAAACCATCTTCTTAGCATTCCTCCAAGCCTGTGATCTGTTGGGTACTTGAGAGAATATATCTTGTTTCTCATAGCTTTGTCAGTGAGTCTTTGAAGCTGGACGACGCTGTTGCGCGGCTGGTGATGGCGTCTAGAGTTTCTTTCTCGCCATATTAGGTAGATACACGCCTGAAAATAGAGCCGAGCTAGACACGAGTCAATTCCTTTTGTCCCCATACGTTGTAACTTCTGAACTGTCCACTGCCAGTCCGGGTTGACACCGTTTCCTAGGAGCCAACGAGCAGGCCCTTCCCATATTGAGTATGCGAATGGGCAGGCAAAGAATAGATGGTCTCGTGTCTCATCCCTCTCTCCACACAGTTCACAGCCTTGAATCATCCCCCACTGTCTCATACGATCACCTGTGGACACaatttatatttgtgtgttttatacaGTGCTAAACATGAAATTGTATTAATGTTATACATAATTAAAGATTaacatgttttataatatagtaaACAATCTAAAAATTCCGCCCGAATAATTTCCGATTAATCTCAGATTTTTTTCTCTAGGCGCTAGGCCCAACCCGACCGCCCGACTAACTCTTAGCGCGTTCTCGAACCAGGGTTTTACCGAATAAGCGGTTTTCCATTCATTCCGGATTGTGATTGAGATGAGCAAGATATTTAATTCTACAAAAACCAGAGAACTTCATTTAGTATTGCTCAATATCTTTAAACTCATGTATActcatgttttttttatgtatactcatgttctttttcaaaacaacaaaaaagcaatatatcttaagaaaaaaaagcaaCCAAAATGTATCATCATTAAAGCTAAAGTAGAATTACAAAGTCCCTTGCAAATGATTAGTGTTTAGGACTTGGTTTGGTACAAAGATGTCTAAATCATAACTATCTTGGGAGTTATATTTTATGATAGGTCGAT
It encodes:
- the LOC130511129 gene encoding uncharacterized protein LOC130511129, which codes for MRQWGMIQGCELCGERDETRDHLFFACPFAYSIWEGPARWLLGNGVNPDWQWTVQKLQRMGTKGIDSCLARLYFQACIYLIWRERNSRRHHQPRNSVVQLQRLTDKAMRNKIYSLKYPTDHRLGGMLRRWFEVTM